Proteins encoded within one genomic window of Ammospiza caudacuta isolate bAmmCau1 chromosome 35, bAmmCau1.pri, whole genome shotgun sequence:
- the POLR2I gene encoding DNA-directed RNA polymerase II subunit RPB9: MDGDGAYEPGFVGIRFCQECNNMLYPKEDKENRILLYACRNCDYQQEADNSCIYVNKITHEVDELTQIIADVSQDPTLPRTEDHPCQKCGHKEAVFFQSHSARAEDAMRLYYVCTAPHCGHRWTE, from the exons ATGGACGGGGACGGCGCGTACGAGCCGGGCTTCGTGGGGATCCGCTTCTGCCAGGAATG taACAACATGCTGTACCCCAAGGAGGACAAGGAGAACCGGATCCTGCTCTACGCC tgcAGGAACTGTGATTACCAGCAGGAGGCCGACAACAGCTGCATCTACGTCAACAAGATCACGCACGAAGTGGA CGAGCTCACCCAGATCATCGCCGACGTGTCCCAGGACCCCACCCTGCCCCGCACCGAGGATCACCCCTGCCAGAA GTGCGGGCACAAGGAGGCCGTGTTCTTCCAGTCCCACAGCGCCCGGGCTGAG gaCGCCATGCGGCTGTACTACGTGTGCACGGCCCCGCACTGCGGCCACCGCTGGACCGAGTGA